In a genomic window of Nocardia fluminea:
- a CDS encoding MMPL family transporter has product MTPTNTMFARLGRFVVHHPWKVIGLWVLAIVAVLSTAPTLTATTDQSEFLPSHYESIQAMKLQEQAFPQHSAPAALIVMVRADGAALTDDDSTTVNAAAAALTARNIEGVTGIQVTPPSENRLVQVVAVQMTKLTDAADKTQGEAVKSLREQLKEQVRDTGLKAGITGTAAQTLDQTEESEKGMAIIGIATIVLILVLLLIIFRSPVIALLPVITIGAISSTVSGLIAMAAKAFDLDIDTSISAILLVVLFGVGTDYILFLMFRYRERLRVGDDPKTAMVNAVARVGEAITSAAAAVIIAFMALTLSSLGMFRAMGPALAIAVAVALLAGLTLVPAVVSLLGTKVFWPSKAWQVEPRGARFGAIGAAMGRRPGVFAVASGGVLVALGVFAIGFNPTFDLSSGSTSDASESVVFTTELLEGMPAGATQPSDVLLHSPGGPLNEDQLTTYRTALTQVEGVGQVGQAQLSPDRTIANFQVTLANAPESDAALDTVAGPLRDVAHQAAPAGTTAAVGGMTAVFVDFEAAMNHDYAIVFPVAAILIMLVLALLLRSLVAPWYLMASVFLGFVATLGATVLVFQQIQGENGLIFTLPVIMYLFVVALGTDYNILMVARLREEAREGHTPREAAALAVRHTGPTVAAAGLILAGTFASMMLAGNSTLSQMGFAISVGIAIAAFVMALFFTPAVTALLGRRAWWPGHGGDSDDDTKSRWAEHSYAENYYTPPAQRSR; this is encoded by the coding sequence ATGACACCTACGAACACGATGTTCGCCAGACTGGGACGCTTTGTCGTCCACCATCCCTGGAAAGTGATCGGGCTGTGGGTGCTCGCGATCGTCGCCGTGTTGTCGACGGCGCCGACACTCACCGCGACGACCGACCAATCCGAGTTCCTGCCTTCGCATTACGAGTCGATCCAGGCGATGAAGTTGCAGGAGCAAGCATTTCCGCAGCATTCCGCGCCCGCCGCGCTCATCGTGATGGTCCGCGCAGATGGCGCGGCGCTCACCGACGACGACTCGACTACGGTCAACGCGGCAGCGGCAGCGCTCACTGCACGCAATATCGAGGGAGTCACCGGCATTCAGGTGACACCCCCATCGGAGAATCGCCTGGTTCAGGTCGTCGCAGTGCAGATGACCAAGCTCACCGACGCCGCCGACAAGACACAGGGCGAGGCGGTGAAGAGCCTGCGTGAGCAGCTGAAGGAACAGGTGCGTGACACCGGGTTGAAGGCAGGCATCACCGGCACGGCGGCACAGACCCTCGATCAGACCGAGGAGAGCGAGAAGGGCATGGCGATCATCGGCATCGCCACGATCGTGCTGATCCTGGTGCTGCTGCTGATCATCTTCCGCAGCCCGGTCATCGCCTTGCTGCCGGTGATCACCATCGGCGCGATCTCCAGCACGGTCAGCGGTTTGATCGCCATGGCGGCCAAGGCATTCGACCTCGACATCGACACCTCGATCAGCGCCATCCTGCTGGTCGTGCTGTTCGGCGTCGGCACCGACTACATCCTGTTCCTGATGTTCCGCTACCGGGAACGACTGCGGGTGGGCGACGACCCGAAGACCGCGATGGTCAACGCCGTGGCCCGCGTCGGCGAGGCCATCACCTCGGCGGCCGCCGCCGTGATCATCGCGTTCATGGCGCTGACCCTGTCGAGCCTCGGCATGTTCCGGGCGATGGGCCCCGCGCTGGCGATCGCCGTCGCGGTGGCGCTGCTGGCCGGTCTCACGCTGGTGCCCGCGGTCGTCTCACTGCTCGGCACCAAGGTGTTCTGGCCGTCGAAGGCGTGGCAGGTCGAGCCGAGGGGCGCCCGCTTCGGCGCGATCGGTGCGGCGATGGGCAGGCGGCCCGGCGTGTTCGCCGTCGCCTCCGGCGGGGTGCTGGTGGCGCTCGGGGTGTTCGCGATCGGCTTCAACCCCACCTTCGATCTGAGCTCGGGTTCCACCTCCGACGCCTCCGAGTCGGTGGTCTTCACCACCGAGCTGCTCGAGGGGATGCCCGCGGGCGCCACCCAGCCCTCCGACGTGCTGCTGCACTCGCCCGGCGGACCGCTGAACGAGGACCAGCTCACGACCTATCGGACGGCGTTGACTCAGGTCGAGGGCGTGGGGCAGGTCGGGCAGGCGCAGCTGTCACCGGACCGCACGATCGCGAACTTCCAGGTGACTCTCGCCAACGCACCGGAATCCGATGCCGCACTCGACACAGTGGCCGGTCCGCTGCGCGATGTCGCGCATCAGGCGGCGCCCGCCGGGACCACGGCGGCGGTCGGCGGCATGACGGCGGTGTTCGTGGACTTCGAGGCCGCGATGAACCACGACTACGCGATCGTCTTCCCGGTCGCCGCGATCCTGATCATGCTCGTGCTGGCGCTGCTGCTGCGCAGTCTCGTCGCACCCTGGTACCTGATGGCCTCGGTGTTCCTCGGCTTCGTCGCGACCCTGGGTGCGACGGTGCTGGTGTTCCAGCAGATCCAGGGTGAGAACGGCTTGATCTTCACGCTGCCGGTGATCATGTACCTGTTCGTCGTCGCGCTGGGCACCGACTACAACATCCTGATGGTCGCCCGGTTGCGGGAGGAAGCCCGCGAGGGGCACACGCCACGGGAAGCGGCGGCGCTGGCCGTGCGGCACACCGGGCCGACCGTCGCGGCGGCCGGACTCATCCTGGCGGGCACCTTCGCCTCGATGATGCTGGCGGGCAACAGCACCCTGTCCCAGATGGGCTTCGCCATCTCGGTGGGCATCGCGATCGCGGCGTTCGTGATGGCGCTGTTCTTCACTCCCGCGGTCACCGCGCTACTCGGGCGGCGGGCGTGGTGGCCCGGCCACGGTGGTGACAGCGACGACGACACGAAGTCACGCTGGGCGGAGCACTCCTACGCCGAGAACTACTACACCCCGCCTGCGCAGCGCAGCCGCTGA
- the ligD gene encoding non-homologous end-joining DNA ligase — MGRVAKSAAPAVELAVGEHTVRVSNPDRVYFPELGVTKLDLARYYLSVGDGIVNALRDRPCMLHRFPKGLPGGKVHQKRVPAGAPDWIPTVRVYFPRYGRHADELCVQQLADVIWAVQMSTVEFHPWNSRASDTESPDEWRIDLDPMPDCPWSRVQRVAGVVHEVLDEIGAVGWPKTSGGSGLHVYVRIAPEYGFQQVRRAALAFAQEIERRAPDDVTTAWWRKDRDPAQLFVDYNQNARDHTIAAAYSVRGVPEATVSTPVRWTEIDDIAPRDFTVRTVPARYAELGDLQADMDKAVFDIAPLLELADRHGVEELVDLDEQ; from the coding sequence GTGGGGCGGGTGGCCAAGTCTGCGGCGCCCGCGGTCGAACTAGCGGTGGGTGAGCACACGGTGCGGGTCAGCAATCCCGACCGGGTGTATTTTCCCGAGCTCGGCGTGACCAAGCTCGATCTGGCGCGGTACTACCTGAGCGTCGGGGACGGAATCGTCAACGCACTACGGGATCGGCCCTGCATGCTGCACCGATTCCCGAAGGGTCTGCCGGGCGGCAAAGTGCACCAGAAGCGGGTGCCCGCGGGTGCGCCGGACTGGATCCCGACGGTGCGCGTGTACTTTCCGCGCTACGGCAGGCACGCCGACGAACTCTGCGTACAGCAGCTCGCCGACGTGATCTGGGCAGTGCAGATGTCCACGGTGGAGTTCCATCCCTGGAATTCGCGGGCCTCCGACACCGAGTCGCCCGACGAATGGCGCATCGACCTCGACCCGATGCCCGACTGCCCGTGGTCACGGGTGCAGCGGGTGGCCGGGGTGGTCCACGAGGTGCTCGACGAAATCGGAGCGGTCGGCTGGCCGAAGACCTCCGGTGGGTCCGGATTACACGTGTACGTGCGGATCGCGCCGGAGTACGGATTCCAGCAGGTTCGACGTGCCGCGCTCGCCTTCGCACAGGAGATCGAACGCCGCGCGCCCGACGATGTCACGACAGCCTGGTGGCGCAAGGACCGCGATCCCGCGCAACTGTTCGTCGACTACAACCAGAACGCGCGCGACCACACCATCGCCGCCGCCTACTCCGTGCGCGGCGTGCCGGAAGCCACCGTGTCGACCCCGGTTCGCTGGACCGAGATCGACGACATCGCGCCGCGCGACTTCACCGTCCGGACCGTGCCCGCCCGCTACGCCGAGCTCGGCGACCTACAGGCGGACATGGACAAGGCGGTCTTCGACATCGCGCCCCTGCTGGAACTGGCCGACCGGCACGGTGTGGAGGAACTCGTCGACCTCGACGAACAGTAA
- a CDS encoding D-isomer specific 2-hydroxyacid dehydrogenase family protein → MQESATTIAIAPDQPTPRLLEKAVVGAGARVGEPAEADALIWTGKPGDFPAALPSSVRWVQLPAAGVEDFFDGGVFTAHPDVVFTSAAGAFSHSVAEHALMLLLAGVRYLPEQLRATSWQQREFFPHVGSLRGKTVTIVGAGGIGRALIPMLAPLGAHVIAVNRSGRPVTGPGIPADVETVPTDQLTRVWSHTDHVVIAAPATAQTRHLVGADELSRLKPSSWVINVARGSLIDTDALVDALSGGSIGGAGLDVTDPEPLPDGHPLWTLPNAIITPHDSNPPQLRLAAFADHVGANVARFVAGEPLNAIIDTARGY, encoded by the coding sequence GTGCAGGAATCCGCGACCACGATCGCGATCGCCCCGGACCAGCCGACGCCGCGCTTGCTCGAGAAAGCGGTTGTCGGTGCGGGCGCTCGGGTCGGCGAGCCGGCGGAGGCCGACGCCCTGATCTGGACGGGCAAACCCGGCGATTTCCCGGCGGCACTCCCGTCGTCGGTGCGCTGGGTCCAGTTGCCCGCCGCGGGTGTCGAGGACTTCTTCGACGGGGGCGTGTTCACCGCGCATCCGGACGTGGTGTTCACCTCCGCGGCCGGGGCGTTCTCGCACAGTGTCGCCGAGCACGCCTTGATGCTGCTGCTCGCCGGGGTGCGGTACCTGCCCGAACAGTTGCGGGCGACATCGTGGCAGCAGCGGGAGTTCTTCCCCCACGTCGGGTCGTTGCGCGGCAAGACCGTGACGATCGTCGGCGCGGGCGGGATCGGTCGCGCGTTGATCCCGATGCTGGCGCCGCTGGGCGCCCACGTGATCGCGGTGAACCGGTCGGGACGTCCGGTCACCGGCCCCGGCATTCCCGCCGATGTCGAGACGGTGCCGACCGATCAGCTCACACGGGTGTGGTCGCACACCGATCATGTGGTGATCGCGGCGCCCGCGACGGCCCAGACCCGGCACCTCGTCGGCGCGGACGAATTGTCCAGGCTCAAGCCGTCGTCGTGGGTGATCAATGTGGCTCGCGGCAGCCTGATCGACACCGACGCGCTGGTCGACGCCCTGAGCGGCGGATCGATCGGGGGCGCGGGACTCGACGTCACCGACCCCGAACCGCTGCCCGACGGGCACCCGCTGTGGACGTTGCCGAACGCCATCATCACCCCGCACGATTCCAACCCACCGCAGCTGCGGTTGGCGGCGTTCGCCGATCATGTCGGAGCGAATGTGGCACGGTTCGTCGCGGGCGAGCCGTTGAACGCGATCATCGACACCGCGCGCGGTTACTGA
- a CDS encoding ESX secretion-associated protein EspG — MGWTFTADEFAHVWRESGQDRMPFPLRVLESPRTENDAVRLRAALDDRLPGGDPDLTACLRIIAVPHARVVLVGGAHTPGSEIRLLACSVYDRAVLVVQEPSTRPDYGGSVRVSIGHTAGIGARVTACLPDTPPGREPAREAATEAVRDEETVLATHPAVPRIQRLLRRPHTAEGHIRIETGLDRPTPNPPVHYSWIDVANDGRYLLRAGETVHVVPASTGQLAAQLQRRLVPAHSSHSRRSG, encoded by the coding sequence ATGGGATGGACCTTCACCGCTGACGAATTCGCGCACGTCTGGCGGGAATCGGGTCAGGACCGCATGCCGTTTCCGCTGCGCGTGCTCGAGTCGCCCCGTACCGAGAACGACGCGGTCCGGCTGCGCGCGGCACTCGACGACCGACTGCCCGGGGGCGACCCCGACCTCACCGCGTGTCTGCGGATCATCGCCGTACCACACGCCAGGGTCGTGCTCGTCGGCGGCGCCCATACTCCCGGCAGCGAAATCCGGCTGTTGGCCTGCTCGGTTTACGACCGCGCGGTGCTGGTAGTGCAGGAGCCGAGTACGCGGCCCGATTACGGTGGCAGTGTGCGTGTTTCGATCGGGCACACCGCGGGGATCGGCGCACGCGTCACCGCCTGCCTGCCCGATACCCCACCCGGACGCGAACCCGCGCGCGAGGCCGCGACCGAGGCGGTGCGCGACGAGGAAACCGTGCTCGCGACCCATCCCGCGGTGCCGCGCATCCAGCGATTATTGCGCAGGCCGCACACCGCCGAGGGACACATCCGCATCGAAACCGGGCTCGACCGGCCGACGCCGAACCCACCGGTGCATTACAGCTGGATCGACGTGGCCAACGACGGCCGTTATCTGCTGCGAGCGGGCGAAACCGTGCACGTGGTGCCCGCGTCAACTGGGCAACTGGCCGCGCAATTACAGCGCAGATTGGTGCCGGCGCACAGTTCGCACAGCAGAAGGTCCGGCTAA
- the proB gene encoding glutamate 5-kinase, protein MQVGSELSQGRAAIVSARTVVVKIGSSALTSLEGGLDTARLDLLADAVEARMRAGSDVVVVSSGAIGAGIAPLGLSKRPKDLATKQAAASVGQLALAHAWGTSFARYDRTVGQILLSADDFARREHHRNAQRTLDRLRSLGAIAVVNENDTVATEEIRFGDNDRLAALVAHLVGAEALILLSDVAGLYDGDPRKGAANFIPEVRSSADLDGVIAGSGGALGTGGMASKLSAARLAADAGIPVLLASAADASVALTSGTVGTAFAARPIRLSGRKFWVRHAADPRGAVLLDAGAVEAVAQRHSLLAAGITGIRGRFFGGDVVDLVSPEDEVVARGVIEYDSAEVVSMLGRSTADLPDTMQRPVIHADDLVKV, encoded by the coding sequence ATGCAGGTGGGTTCGGAGCTGAGTCAGGGACGCGCGGCGATCGTGTCGGCGCGCACCGTGGTGGTGAAGATCGGCTCGTCGGCGTTGACCAGCCTCGAAGGTGGTCTCGACACCGCGCGCCTCGACCTGCTGGCCGACGCGGTCGAAGCGCGGATGCGGGCCGGTTCGGATGTGGTGGTCGTGTCCTCGGGTGCGATCGGCGCGGGAATCGCTCCGCTCGGACTGTCGAAGCGGCCCAAAGATCTGGCGACCAAACAGGCCGCGGCCAGTGTCGGCCAGCTGGCTCTCGCCCACGCGTGGGGCACGTCGTTCGCCCGGTATGACCGCACCGTCGGCCAAATCCTGCTCTCCGCCGACGATTTCGCCCGCCGTGAGCATCATCGCAACGCCCAGCGGACGCTGGACCGGTTGCGGTCGCTCGGCGCGATCGCTGTGGTGAACGAGAACGACACGGTCGCCACCGAGGAGATCCGCTTCGGCGACAACGACCGTCTCGCCGCTCTGGTGGCGCATCTGGTGGGTGCCGAGGCTCTGATCTTGCTGTCGGATGTGGCCGGGCTCTACGACGGTGACCCACGCAAGGGCGCTGCCAACTTCATTCCCGAAGTGCGCAGCAGCGCCGACCTCGACGGGGTCATCGCGGGTAGCGGTGGCGCGCTCGGGACCGGAGGCATGGCCTCCAAGCTCTCCGCCGCCCGTCTCGCCGCCGACGCGGGGATTCCCGTGCTGCTGGCCTCGGCTGCCGATGCGTCGGTCGCACTCACCAGCGGCACGGTGGGCACGGCGTTCGCTGCACGCCCGATTCGGCTCTCCGGTCGCAAGTTCTGGGTTCGCCATGCCGCCGATCCTCGTGGGGCGGTGCTGCTCGACGCGGGTGCGGTCGAGGCGGTAGCCCAACGGCACTCGTTGCTGGCGGCGGGGATCACCGGTATCCGTGGGCGGTTCTTCGGTGGGGATGTGGTGGATTTGGTCAGTCCGGAGGACGAGGTTGTCGCTCGGGGGGTTATCGAATACGACAGTGCTGAAGTCGTTTCGATGCTCGGGCGGTCGACGGCTGATCTTCCTGACACTATGCAGCGTCCGGTGATTCATGCGGATGATCTGGTGAAGGTCTGA
- the obgE gene encoding GTPase ObgE: MSKFIDRVVLHVRAGRGGHGCASVHREKFKPLGGPDGGNGGSGGDVILEVDANVHTLLDFHFHPNAKAGNGKPGEGSNREGKNGADLVLQVPDGTVVVDDDGKVVCDLVGAGNRFIIARGGRGGLGNASLASKARKAPGFALLGEEGDEVDVVLELKSVADVGLVGFPSAGKSSLVSVLSAAKPKIADYPFTTLVPNLGVVLSGDTTFTIADVPGLIPGASEGRGLGLDFLRHIERCAVLAHVVDCATLEPGRDPVSDVDALEAELAAYKPALSGDASLGDLADRPRVVILNKTDVPDAAELAEMVSAEFAERGWPVFEISAVSRAGLRPLTFALADMVRQYREDHPKAAPKRTIIRPIATDETGFSVIADPEEAGGFIVRGTRPERWIRQTDFNNDEAVGYLADRLARLGVEAELVKQGAQPGCPVTIAGVTFEWEPMISAGVDMQPTGRGTDLRLETNDRIGAAERKLASQARRGLLDENGERKE; this comes from the coding sequence ATGTCCAAATTCATCGACCGCGTCGTGCTGCATGTTCGTGCCGGTAGAGGTGGACACGGTTGCGCCTCGGTGCATCGTGAGAAGTTCAAGCCGCTCGGTGGCCCGGACGGTGGCAACGGCGGCAGCGGTGGCGACGTCATCCTCGAGGTCGACGCCAACGTCCACACCCTGCTCGATTTCCATTTCCACCCCAACGCCAAGGCAGGCAACGGCAAGCCGGGCGAGGGCAGCAACCGCGAGGGCAAGAACGGCGCCGATCTGGTGCTGCAGGTCCCCGACGGCACGGTCGTCGTCGATGACGACGGCAAGGTGGTCTGCGACCTCGTCGGCGCGGGCAACCGGTTCATCATCGCCCGTGGCGGCCGCGGTGGCCTCGGCAACGCCTCGCTGGCGTCCAAGGCACGCAAGGCGCCCGGTTTCGCGCTGCTCGGTGAAGAGGGCGACGAGGTCGACGTCGTCCTCGAGCTGAAGTCGGTCGCCGACGTCGGACTTGTCGGCTTCCCGTCCGCGGGCAAGTCGTCGCTGGTCTCGGTGCTGTCCGCGGCCAAGCCGAAGATCGCCGATTACCCGTTTACCACGCTGGTCCCCAACCTGGGCGTCGTGCTGTCCGGTGACACGACCTTCACCATCGCCGACGTGCCCGGCCTGATCCCCGGCGCCAGCGAAGGCCGCGGCCTCGGCCTGGACTTCCTGCGCCACATCGAACGCTGCGCGGTGCTCGCCCACGTCGTCGACTGCGCGACCCTGGAACCCGGCCGCGACCCGGTCTCCGACGTCGACGCACTCGAGGCCGAGCTCGCCGCCTACAAGCCCGCCCTGTCCGGGGACGCCAGTCTCGGTGATCTGGCCGACCGCCCGCGCGTGGTCATCCTCAACAAGACCGACGTGCCCGATGCGGCCGAGCTGGCCGAAATGGTGTCCGCCGAGTTCGCCGAACGTGGCTGGCCGGTGTTCGAGATCTCCGCCGTGAGCCGCGCGGGCCTGCGCCCGTTGACTTTCGCGCTGGCCGACATGGTTCGTCAGTATCGCGAGGATCACCCCAAGGCCGCGCCCAAGCGCACCATCATCCGCCCGATCGCGACCGACGAGACCGGTTTCAGCGTCATCGCCGACCCGGAGGAGGCGGGTGGTTTCATCGTGCGTGGCACTCGCCCCGAGCGCTGGATTCGCCAGACCGACTTCAACAACGATGAGGCCGTGGGCTACCTGGCCGACCGGTTGGCTCGTCTCGGTGTCGAAGCCGAGCTGGTCAAGCAGGGTGCGCAGCCGGGCTGCCCGGTCACCATCGCCGGCGTGACCTTCGAATGGGAGCCGATGATCTCGGCGGGTGTCGATATGCAGCCGACCGGTCGCGGAACCGACCTCCGGCTCGAGACCAACGATCGTATCGGTGCGGCCGAGCGCAAGCTCGCCTCGCAGGCGCGGCGTGGTCTGCTCGACGAAAACGGCGAACGCAAAGAGTGA
- the rpmA gene encoding 50S ribosomal protein L27 has product MAHKKGASSSRNGRDSNAQRLGVKRFGGQKVSAGEILVRQRGTHFHPGVNVGRGGDDTLFALEAGAVEFGTKRGRKTVNIVVPEPVQA; this is encoded by the coding sequence ATGGCACATAAGAAGGGCGCATCCAGCTCCCGGAACGGCCGCGATTCGAACGCCCAGCGCCTCGGCGTGAAGCGTTTCGGCGGCCAGAAGGTCAGCGCGGGCGAGATCCTGGTCCGTCAGCGTGGAACTCACTTCCACCCGGGCGTGAACGTCGGCCGTGGTGGCGACGACACGCTGTTCGCCCTCGAGGCGGGCGCGGTCGAGTTCGGCACCAAGCGTGGCCGCAAGACCGTCAACATCGTCGTACCGGAGCCGGTCCAGGCCTGA
- the rplU gene encoding 50S ribosomal protein L21: protein MAAYAIVKTGGKQYKVAVGDLVKVEKIEGAVGTAVALTPVLVVDGTDLTTDADKLAKISVAAEVIDQTKGPKIRIHKFKNKTGYHKRQGHRQPLTVIKVTGIK, encoded by the coding sequence ATGGCAGCGTACGCAATCGTCAAGACCGGCGGAAAGCAGTACAAGGTCGCGGTCGGTGACCTGGTGAAGGTCGAGAAGATCGAGGGCGCGGTCGGCACCGCCGTGGCGCTGACCCCGGTTCTCGTCGTCGACGGCACCGATCTGACCACCGACGCCGACAAGCTGGCCAAGATCTCCGTGGCCGCTGAGGTCATCGACCAGACCAAGGGCCCGAAGATCCGGATCCACAAGTTCAAGAACAAGACCGGCTACCACAAGCGCCAGGGTCACCGTCAGCCGCTGACGGTCATCAAGGTCACCGGCATCAAGTAA